The region CTGCCAATTTACAGCATCTTTTCATTCATGAGATGAGTCATGTATGGCAGCGCGAGAGAGGAATGTATGTAAAGCTACGCGGCTTTTTCAGTTGGGCTGTAAGTTACCGGTACGGCCTGGATAAACGGACCTTGAGGCAATATCCTCTGGAGCAGCAGGCCCAAATTATTGCCGATCATTTTTTGTTAGAAAATTTTGGTTATGCGCAATGGCTGGTATACAGAGACAGAAGCCAGGACATCGTCTCGTATGATGGCGTTCTCGATGAGTCTACGTTACGTGAGCGATACGCCTACACCCTAAAAGGATTTCCTTATGTTTAAGGCCCCGAAATTATGGCTACTGTCGGTATTTCTGCTGTCCGGCTGTCCTGGCGCAGGGGACAGATTAACCCCCAGCGAAACGACGACAGTGACACTGGTTTCGCAGAATGTCTGCTTTAGCGTGCCGGATGCACAGGATTATTGGCCATCTATTATTATCATCGCGCCACGCAATACGCCGCCTAAGGAGCGTTGGTATCGTGAAAAGCCTGCGCTAAATGTAAAAGATGGGCAGTTATGCCTCCCGCCGTCTTTCTACACGTTCAAAACGCAGACGCCTTATATCGTGGAATATGTGCTGCTCCCCGGAGCGAAAAACAGCAGCGAGGCGTCCCGGCATGTTGTAGCGGGTTTTGAACTAACTAATGGCAATATCCGCGCGCTGGCACTGAATGACAGCGAGATTAGTCGGTAAAAAAACAGCGCTCATTATTAAGAGAGATTGCTGATAACAAGACCGCCTTCAGGGCGGTTTTTTTTACATCCGAATGAAAGAACTCCGCGCCCTCCCGCCAGAGAGGGCGCGGCGGGTTATTTCTGGATGAGATAGCGAATCGTCGGGCCATCCTGCTGGATATCCAGCACCGTATAGCCGTGGTTACGGGCATCAAGCGGGATGTTATTGATTGACTGCGGGCAGTCGCTGATCACTTCCAGAATTTCGCCTTTTTTCAGCTTCGGCAGCGCTTCGAGCGTAGCGACAGCGGGGTAAGGGCAGGGCTCGCCGGACATATCCAGGCGGTAGTCGGGAGTCATGGCGTTCATGCGCCCTCCTTAATGGCGTCAATGGCGGCGGCCGGTTTTTGACGGCGGAAAAAGCGTTTTTCGTGGGCGATGACCAGCATCAGCGCGGCGAACAGCAGCAGATAGGTCACCAGCAGCCCGCCGAGCGGCCCGAAGGTATTCAGCAGGTTGATTTTATCCCAGCGGGTGGCGAGCGACGGTGACAGGTCATCCCAGAAGTACGCGAGCAGCGTGGAGCCAATAACATTGCCAAGCCCCACCCACCAGTAGTGCACCTGACCTTCCACCGCGCGATACATCCAGCCGGTTTCACAGCCGCCCGCCAGCACGATACCGAAGCCGAATAAGAGGCCGCCGAGCACCGCGTTCGGGCCCGCCCACATGATTTTCGGCTCAGCGCCCAGTTGCACATAGCTGAAGATGCCGATGGCGCTGACCGCCATGCCGAAAATAATCGCTTTGGCCATATGGGTGCGCCCGGTAATCCACATATCGCGAAACGCCGAAGTAAAACAGATTTGCGCGCGTTCGATAAGCAGCCCGAAGCCGACGCCGAACAGCATCGCGAGACCCAGTTTCGGCGCGTTCATCGCGGTGAGCAGCGCCCAGCCGATCATGCCTGCGAACACCAGCATGCCGAGGCGAAAGCGGCGCTTCGCCTGGTCCGGCTTTTGCGTAAGCGGCGCGGCGGCGCTCACTTTCTGCATTTTCACCGGGATGCGAAACAGCGGCAGCAGCGTAAAACGCGCGCCGAACCAGGAGCCGATGGCCGTCGCCAGCGCGAAAAACCACGCGTGCAGTGAAAACTGCGGAATGCCGGTAAAGAATGCTGCGAGGTTACAGCCCATTGCGAGACGTGCGCCGAAGCCCGCGATAATGCCGCCCGCCACCGCCTGGATAATGCGGATGCGGTGTTGCGGCAGGCGCAGCTTCACATTGTTGGCCCAGAGCGCGGCCGCGAAACAGCCGCCGAACATGCCGATAATCATCATCCCGTCGATGCGGGTAAGCGGGGTGCCTTCCAGATGAATCAGTTTAAAGTAGCCCCAGGTTTCGGTATGGACGCCGA is a window of Cronobacter muytjensii ATCC 51329 DNA encoding:
- a CDS encoding putative T6SS immunity periplasmic lipoprotein: MFKAPKLWLLSVFLLSGCPGAGDRLTPSETTTVTLVSQNVCFSVPDAQDYWPSIIIIAPRNTPPKERWYREKPALNVKDGQLCLPPSFYTFKTQTPYIVEYVLLPGAKNSSEASRHVVAGFELTNGNIRALALNDSEISR
- the yedE gene encoding selenium metabolism membrane protein YedE/FdhT; the protein is MSWHDFKQQYLIRFWAPLPAVIAAGILSTYYFGITGTFWAVTGEFTRWGGQLLQLFGVHTETWGYFKLIHLEGTPLTRIDGMMIIGMFGGCFAAALWANNVKLRLPQHRIRIIQAVAGGIIAGFGARLAMGCNLAAFFTGIPQFSLHAWFFALATAIGSWFGARFTLLPLFRIPVKMQKVSAAAPLTQKPDQAKRRFRLGMLVFAGMIGWALLTAMNAPKLGLAMLFGVGFGLLIERAQICFTSAFRDMWITGRTHMAKAIIFGMAVSAIGIFSYVQLGAEPKIMWAGPNAVLGGLLFGFGIVLAGGCETGWMYRAVEGQVHYWWVGLGNVIGSTLLAYFWDDLSPSLATRWDKINLLNTFGPLGGLLVTYLLLFAALMLVIAHEKRFFRRQKPAAAIDAIKEGA
- the yedF gene encoding sulfurtransferase-like selenium metabolism protein YedF, whose amino-acid sequence is MNAMTPDYRLDMSGEPCPYPAVATLEALPKLKKGEILEVISDCPQSINNIPLDARNHGYTVLDIQQDGPTIRYLIQK